The Athalia rosae chromosome 4, iyAthRosa1.1, whole genome shotgun sequence DNA segment AGAACTAAGAGACCCAGGGACTGGGAAAGACTAACTGCTAAGTACGACGCTCGcggagaatataaaaaacgtTACGAGACGCTACTCGCAACAAAGAGGAGCTAGATTTTTTACTCTACTCAAAATGATCAATTGAACGATGTTATCGTTAATTGTAAATCAATATTGTGATCTAAGGTTTGATAAGTATTCATCGACAATAAAGTATAAGTCccataaaaattaattcgtcTAAAGGAAGTAAGAATTCTCCGGTCAGATATTATTTGCATTTATTacaaagtccaaaaaaatcGGTGCATGATGAAACTGAGACATTGTCAAATCTATTTTACGTACCATGGTCTGCGAAGTGTCAGAAATTTTGGCAGGATCCCGAGTAATGGGTTCACTGACTCCTGTCGAACAGACGTCATGGAAAATCATTGGATTAATCCTGCTTGCTGTTTATTCAACACGTCTTTTTTTAACGAGGGACCCAAGCTGAAACATGAAAGGCAACGACGATATTGTATGAATAATATCCTAATCTTTTGAcggcatttatttttttccgaattatcTTTCATCTGATACTTACAAGGTCTGAAATAGCAGGCAAATTGTTGGTTTGATCGGTAACCGGATTTTCTGGTTCACGGATTTCTTTGGCCGGATTAgactttttcatatttctgtGTTGTGGGAATGTGGGCATCAACTTTGGATCACAGGCTATaagtaaaaattgaactaCCATGAGTATCCCATACATAGACCAAATTGCTCTCAAACACCACAATCAGTTATTTAAGCAAGAGTAACTAACGTAAGGGAGCTTCTTTGAAATAACTACTCTGCAGACATTCCTCCGCCGTAGCTCTCTTCTTTGGGTCGTACATGAACAAGAAGTTGAGCAGTCTCAGGCCAGCTGCGCTTAGCCACGGAAATCTTTGTTTCAGGTTATTGTATGGTTGCTgcttcaatgaaaaattttgcaaagccGGTAGTGAATTAAATTCAGGCCAAATTGCCTCGCTGGGTGTTCCCAACAAGTCTACAATCAATTCCAATTGAGCGATTTCTGACCTCCCAGGCAAGAGCGGCCTATGACCAAGTAGTTCacctaaatcaaataaaacggGATATAGATTACCAGACTTCAGTTAGATTAAACAGTCTTTGATGCCTTTGACGTACCTAGAATACATCCAGCGGCCCACATATCCACCGAGGTTGTCTGGGTTTTGGCTTGAAGAAGTAATTCGGGAGCTCTGTACCATAAAGTTACTACTCTAGGGGTCATTGGAGTTAAAGGTAATCCAAACCATCTAGCCAATCCAAAGTCAGCAATCTTAACACAGCCTTTATCAGTCATTAGGAGATTTGAAACCTTGAGATCTCTATGAACGACGAAATTATGATGAAGATACCTCAGGCCTTTAAGAAC contains these protein-coding regions:
- the LOC105692702 gene encoding cyclin-dependent kinase 10 isoform X1, with the protein product MTKEESVDKKSAENNDTDKKSSAEAGPDPTAPITRKGVLTSFLTGKPMEIPEQDILGKCRFVSEFEKVNRIGEGTYGIVYRARDTKTDKVVALKKVRMEHEKDGLPVSGLREISVLLSCRHENIVHLKEVVVGRSLESIFLAMEYCEQDLASLLDNMQAPFSESQVKCIVLQVLKGLRYLHHNFVVHRDLKVSNLLMTDKGCVKIADFGLARWFGLPLTPMTPRVVTLWYRAPELLLQAKTQTTSVDMWAAGCILGELLGHRPLLPGRSEIAQLELIVDLLGTPSEAIWPEFNSLPALQNFSLKQQPYNNLKQRFPWLSAAGLRLLNFLFMYDPKKRATAEECLQSSYFKEAPLPCDPKLMPTFPQHRNMKKSNPAKEIREPENPVTDQTNNLPAISDLLGSLVKKRRVE
- the LOC105692702 gene encoding cyclin-dependent kinase 10 isoform X2, producing the protein MTKESVDKKSAENNDTDKKSSAEAGPDPTAPITRKGVLTSFLTGKPMEIPEQDILGKCRFVSEFEKVNRIGEGTYGIVYRARDTKTDKVVALKKVRMEHEKDGLPVSGLREISVLLSCRHENIVHLKEVVVGRSLESIFLAMEYCEQDLASLLDNMQAPFSESQVKCIVLQVLKGLRYLHHNFVVHRDLKVSNLLMTDKGCVKIADFGLARWFGLPLTPMTPRVVTLWYRAPELLLQAKTQTTSVDMWAAGCILGELLGHRPLLPGRSEIAQLELIVDLLGTPSEAIWPEFNSLPALQNFSLKQQPYNNLKQRFPWLSAAGLRLLNFLFMYDPKKRATAEECLQSSYFKEAPLPCDPKLMPTFPQHRNMKKSNPAKEIREPENPVTDQTNNLPAISDLLGSLVKKRRVE